In Arvicanthis niloticus isolate mArvNil1 chromosome 27, mArvNil1.pat.X, whole genome shotgun sequence, a genomic segment contains:
- the LOC143439606 gene encoding PRAME family member 8-like, producing the protein MSLQNPPTLQKLARQSLLSSEALAMSSVKELPCGLFPALFKDAFTGRHTNLVKAMVAAWPFPCLPVGALMKTPDLETFHAVLDGVDMRLTRKFHPRGKVQVLDLRNVHHAFWNIWAGTEDGSCSSETFNEKPGLKVLPRYGLRRQVKVVADLCLRPRLDETQACFLKWAQQRKDSLHLCCTKMQIWAMPVNFIKEILTVFHPEHIEELELNTEWNVFKLAQFAPCFGQMRNLRKLLLAPLYKNVFKIANSTGDREDKCVKEFISLFSKFNCLQHLSMSGIHFLTDHMNQVFRCLLTPLVTLSISHYKISQSDLDSFCYCESLFQLKHLEMRGVVLRDLDLMPLRGLLEKVADTLETLDLQGCRMKDSQLSALLPVLRQCSQLTKVNFYNNDFSMLVLKDFLQHTANWSKMNVEQYPAPLECYDELAHVSREMFAHLSQELMDTLRAIRQPESISFGTGSCHKCGEHCVYGQGARLCGCWQ; encoded by the exons ATGAGTCTTCAGAACCCACCCACACTCCAGAAGCTGGCAAGGCAGAGTCTGCTGAGCAGTGAGGCTTTGGCCATGTCCTCTGTGAAGGAGCTGCCCTGCGGTCTTTTCCCAGCACTATTCAAGGATGCCTTCACTGGCAGACACACCAACCTTGTAAAGGCAATGGTGGCAGCCTGGCCTTtcccctgtcttcctgttggagcATTGATGAAGACACCTGACCTGGAAACTTTCCATGCTGTGCTAGATGGAGTAGACATGCGACTGACAAGAAAGTTTCACCCCAG GGGAAAAGTTCAGGTTCTGGACCTGAGGAATGTGCACCATGCCTTCTGGAACATATGGGCTGGTACAGAGGATGGCAGCTGTTCTTCAGAGACCTTCAATGAGAAGCCAGGATTGAAGGTCCTTCCCAGATATGGGCTGAGGAGGCAGGTGAAGGTGGTAGCTGACCTATGCCTCAGGCCCCGACTTGATGAAACACAAGCATGCTTCTTGAAATGGGCCCAGCAGAGAAAGGACTCCCTACATTTGTGCTGTACGAAGATGCAGATCTGGGCGATGCCTGTGAACTTTATCAAAGAGATATTGACTGTCTTCCATCCAGAGCACATTGAAGAATTGGAACTTAACACTGAGTGGAATGTGTTCAAGCTGGCTCAATTTGCTCCCTGCTTTGGGCAGATGAGAAATCTTAGAAAACTGCTCCTGGCACCCCTTTATAAGAACGTCTTCAAGATTGCCAATAgtacaggagacagagaagacaagTGTGTCAAGGAGTTCatttctctgttctccaaattcAATTGTCTCCAGCATCTCTCCATGAGTGGCATCCACTttctcacagaccatatgaatcaGGTCTTCAG GTGCCTGTTGACACCCTTGGTGACCCTCTCTATCAGTCACTACAAAATTTCACAGTCAGACTTGGATTCCTTTTGCTATTGTGAGAGCCTAtttcagctcaaacatctggagATGAGAGGTGTGGTCTTAAGGGATTTGGACCTTATGCCTCTGAGAGGTCTCCTGGAGAAAGTGGCAGACACTCTTGAGACTCTGGATTTGCAGGGGTGTAGGATGAAGGACTCCCAGCTCAGTGCCCTGCTACCTGTCCTCAGACAATGCTCTCAGCTCACCAAGGTCAACTTCTACAACAATGACTTCTCCATGCTCGTCTTGAAGGACTTTTTACAACATACAGCCAACTGGAGCAAGATGAATGTAGAACAATACCCTGCCCCTCTGGAGTGCTATGATGAGTTGGCTCATGTCTCCAGAGAAATGTTTGCCCATCTTTCTCAAGAGCTCATGGATACACTGAGGGCCATAAGACAGCCTGAGAGCATCTCTTTTGGTACAGGTAGCTGCCACAAATGTGGTGAGCACTGTGTCTATGGCCAAGGGGCCAGACTTTGTGGTTGCTGGCAGTAA